The DNA region AGCAGGGTGGCGCAGGTCGCGACGAAGACGCAGATGCCACCCACCCAGTCGGCGTCGAGGACGGTCGGGACGAGGAGCAGTCCGGCAATCCCGACGGTCAGCGGGATCCAATAGCCGCGATCCCGGCGGCGGAAGTCATCCGGAGCCGTGGCGATGATGAGCCCCACGACCGCCAAACCGGTGATCGTCGTGCCCAGACCCGACTCGTCGATGCGCCAGAAGATTGCGCCGATGACACCCCCGACGACGGCGGCGAGCAAAGCCGTCACCGGCAGTGGTGGTGCACTGACCGGATTCGGCCGCGGCGGCGGCGCGTGGACAGGGATGTTGGGCCCCACGGGCGGAGCTGAAGTGAAAGACATCGAGGGTTCCTCTCATCAAAGAACATTCAAAAGCCCGAACTCGGACAACGATGGGCCGGCGTGATTGGTTCCCGCCCCCGCCGAGTGGGCCCTCAATCTCGCCGAGTGGGCCCTCAATCTCGCCGAGTGGGCCCTTAAATCCGTCGACTGGGCACCACGCCTTCGTCGTTGCGCTTATGCGGTGGATCGTGGCCAGCATCATGTGGTCACGATCCACCGCGTAAGCCGGTTGAGGGGAGGGCCCAGTCGGCGAAGATCAGGGCCCAGTCGGCGAAGATCAGGGCCCAGTCGGCGAAGATCAGGGCCCAGTCGGCGGTTAGACGGGGGTGACGAGGAAGCGGGAGCGCAATTCTCGCTGGGCCTCGGCGTCGACGCCCAAGGCTTCGCCGAAGTACCGCTCCAGCGTCCCGTATTCCACCCGGACCTGATCGAAAGCGGCATCGAGATACGCGGTGTCGACGCCGAGCAGGGGGAGTAAGAGCCGGCGATCGCCGCCGGCCGCGGTGAAGCGGTCAACCATCGGCTGCATCGCGGGGAGCAGTCGATCATTGGTCAGCAGGTAGTCGCGGTAGACATCCTCGGTGCGGACACCCATCAGGCTCAGGAAGGTCGCAGCGGCCCAGCCGGTGCGGTCCTTGCCGTTGGTGCAGTGGAACAGCGCCGGCGTGCGACCGCCGTCGAGCAGGCCGGTGTAGAAGTCGCCGAACCCCCGTTTCGCGCTGTCGAGGGTGACGAAGTCGCGGTAGGTGGAAGCCATGAGCGAGTGCGCCTTGTCGACGGTCAGCTCCGCCGACATCTGCGCGACGACGGCCGGGTCGGCCAGCAGTTCGGCAATATTGGCCGGCAGTGCGATCGACGTCGTGTCGGCGAGGACGTCGAGGGCGAGCTCGGTCACGCCGGGGAACTGGGGATCCGGTGCGCCCTCGCGCTCGGTATCGGTGCGCAGGTCGACGATCGTCTTCAGGCCGATATCGGCCAGACCGGTTCGGTCGGCCGTCACTGATCCGCTCGAAGTCGTTGGCGCGGTAGATCGTGGACGGGCGGATGATCAGGCCGTCGTGCCCGGTCCAATAGCCGAGATCGCGGAAATTGGCGATCGACGGGAAGGGGCTGAGCGCTCCGGGGGATGTCTGCGGCACGTCAGCAACGGTAGAGGAGGCGTCGGACAGGTCTATCCGGTGGTCCGCAGCAAGCTCCGGAGCAGGTGGTAGAGCGATTTGGACTGCACGGGTCGGGTGGTGCATACTTGTCGG from Gordonia crocea includes:
- a CDS encoding tyrosine-protein phosphatase, whose amino-acid sequence is MTADRTGLADIGLKTIVDLRTDTEREGAPDPQFPGVTELALDVLADTTSIALPANIAELLADPAVVAQMSAELTVDKAHSLMASTYRDFVTLDSAKRGFGDFYTGLLDGGRTPALFHCTNGKDRTGWAAATFLSLMGVRTEDVYRDYLLTNDRLLPAMQPMVDRFTAAGGDRRLLLPLLGVDTAYLDAAFDQVRVEYGTLERYFGEALGVDAEAQRELRSRFLVTPV